DNA sequence from the Ovis canadensis isolate MfBH-ARS-UI-01 breed Bighorn chromosome 2, ARS-UI_OviCan_v2, whole genome shotgun sequence genome:
AGTTTGAACGAAAatgaatcatgaactccttgtaaacaaaaattttaaatgaaaatataaatatgatgagataaactaataaatgaaaataaagaaacataaataacATCAGGGCAGTCATCGCTATGCACAGATTCCCGTGCAGCTGAATACTCTTTATACCTACTTGCTTATTACTACTGAGaaagtatttattgatttattcaataaatattttggctAAAGCAGAATTCAGAGTCTCTTAAATGACCACAGGTGAGCGTGTTGTGGCGTCTTAGTCAGTGAGAGTCATGTCAAGGTGAGCTCAGGTCTCCATCCATCATCTTAACCTTTCTTGCAAGCTGGCTGATGAAGAGAAGATCTCATGATTTCCAGTCTGACGATTTCCCAGGCGCAGTCGCTGTATTCCTTCTCTTGCAGGTAGACATGGATGCCCTGGAAGTACCTCTTCATGGCCAGGGTGGGGCCCGTCCTTCCCAGGGCAGAGTCTTTCTCTCCCGTCACCTGCCCCAGGCAGGCATCCAGGTCATCCAGCTGCTGATGGAGTCCAGTGCGGAGCTGCTTCAGGAGGGTGGTGTCCCAGGCAGCAGAGGAGCGCTCTGTGTGGAAGAGGTTGAAGCTCTGCTGGAGCATCTCGTGGAGCACAGAGatggcctgggcctcctggagctggccgccctccaccatctcctgggggaAAGCGAAGTCTTTTCTGTCCTGCAGACACAAGTGAGGGGAGAGTCTCGTCATTTCGCCCAGGAGCCTGAGGTTCTTCCTGCCAAGCAGCACTTGGTTGGGAGACAGGACACAGCCCAGGGATCCTCCCGGGCCGTAGCTGACCAGCACCAGGGCCATGAGTAGAGAGAGCACGAAGGCCATGGGGAAGATGCAGCTGCTGCTGGGCTGGCTGAGACGGCGTCTGGGTGAACCTTGAGGTAGGTTCTCTGATGCCATGCTTTCTAAGCAAGGCCATTAAATAGGGAACatgatagttttcattttctagtcATTTCTATACACTTTTCCTTCCTAATTTGGTTTTCTGTTATGTATTGTGAATATGGTCATAGAAATTGTCATCAATGGAAACTACTAATTTTACCTTTCCCAGTAAGTTCAGATGTGCTTATCCAAATGGATATTCATCATCAGATGAGAAAGGTCTTTGTCTTATGTTAGAATTGAAGTGCATTTGTGATTACACACATCATTGCTCCGTGTTTCTCAGGCataaatgttccttcctcttttccGGGAACACACCTGTAGCCCTCATCTTGGGCTCCGTTTCCCCTCTCACTCTGCCTGGGAAGCCAGGCCCCTCAGCCCTGTGGTTTCCATATTTATTTAGGGATTTAGCAGATCACTGTGGCTCCTGATCTCACTGAAACGAAGGATGGGTTTTCCTTAGTGTTTGATATAAAGAGCAGGCTGATTATTATCAGTCCGTGAGCTCACCccacatttttcttccttctagaaCACGTTCCTGCAGGTCCATGTGGCTGTTTTAGGGAACCACAAGGTCAGGGCCATTACAGACATCACCCTTTCTTTCCACCATTTTCTTGCTGGAGACCTGTTGTCCTCCACAGCCTGGGCCAATACCTCCACCAGAATCCTGGTTCTTCTCAGGGAACATGGGTGAGGAGTCTCTAAATCCAGGATAATTGTATTTTCCCAGCAGCACCTCACTCACAAGGGAGAGATCACAtggagcctcctctgtcctctggagtGACTGAGTCCCCTTCCTCACCTGCTGGACTCCCTCCCTGCGGACAGGCTCACCACATCTTGCTGCCTCAAAATCTCTTTCTGTGGAGGGCTTGTTGATTTGTTGGGAAAATAAATTCTCTTCCTGAACCCCATCCTCTCTCCTGGAGTGTTTCTGTGAAGGACCCTAGTTCTCGGTGGTGACCTCCTCTTCTCCTGACCCCAAGTGTCCAAAACATCAGCAGTGCTCAGATGCTGAGAGCAGAAGTGTGTTTGTGTAAGTTGGTGAAGGAATTTCCAACTgcagtcattttgcttttagtAGGTAAATAATATCTACTTTGCCAAGTACAGTTTTTATTAGTCAACTCTTTTACTTAAACTGTTCAACACTTGTTCTGCTCAGAGTTtctgagctggaggaaggagaTTCAGTGCTGGCGTTGTCTCTTGTTGGAAGCTTGTGTCACAGAATCTAGTGAGTTACAGTCGTTTGTTCAGGCCGTTGATTCCACCCggcatctctgttcctctgtctgTCTCCTCTGAGAAAGCAGGGCGGTGAGACCCAGCCTACCAGATCAGGAGCAATAGCCTTCTTTCCTTGAGTGTAATGTTTCACTTAAGCTTTTAGATTCACTTAGTGACTTATTGGACAGGATTCGTCTCACTGCTCCTTCTCTGGTTGTAATTCATGATGAGGCAAGagcaagaaagggaaggaaagaaagcccGAAGGGCTGCGTCACTTTCAagacattagatttttttttgtttctctttgcaaTTTTGCTAGAAAGCAAAATTCCACAATTTTTTTGTGGGCAACTAGAAAACAAGGGTAAGTCTTAATGTCATGAATATGAAAGAAAGGAAGGTGCTTTCCCTGACACAGTGATATATTCTGGGTTAGCAAACTTCAGTGCAGCATAGCTGGGGCCTAGGCTGTGGCAGAGGGGAAGGATCAGGTCAATATGAACAACAGAAAGGCCGGGACGAGGCTGCTTCTGACAGAAGCTCAAGGAAGGCCGAGTCCTGAGTCTGTGGACTGCCCGCAGCTTTGTAAGACCAGCCacctgatttttctttcctttaatccaTATGTGGTCTGTAtaaggggagaaggaagaagtCACACGCACGAGCTCATGGGAGACAGGCAATCAGAACCCCAGTGCTAGAACACTGACCCTCTCTCACAGGGTCAAGGAGACCAGCCTTGCTGAGCATCTGGGATAAATCCACCCGGGCAATAAGAAGTTGCTTTGAAAAAACTAGAATGAAAGGGAATGAAATGATTCAAAAGATCCTGATCTTAATCTTggtaaaaaataattatgttctTAAAAATGATAACTGAATTTTATTGATTGTAACCCGAATCTCCCTAATATCCCACCTTGTGATATGATCACATTGATGGGATGGGTTTCTTTGGGtttgtaaagaattttaaatgcatttatttggctgtgccaggccttggTGGCGGCATGCTGGATCTTCCATATTCCTTGCCGCAGATAGGATCTTTACTTGTGGCATGGGAAGTCTTGGTTGTGGCctataggatctagttccctgaccaggaacaaAACATCAAACTTCTAGGAGAGTGGACAACTTTCCTAGAATCTCTTCCTCAGCAAAGAACTTCAAGTGCTGTAGGATTTCTCTCCATTATGTACAAGGCCCTGCTCAAAAGGGAGGAAACTTGGGCTCCTGGGCTCGTCACCATTCTGCGGGCACTTCCTCTCCTAGAATGAACACGTAGGGATTCAACATGCAGACCCTTGCCTGTGTTAAGGAACTTGCCCTCAAAGCTTCTCTTGGTTGGACTGAGGGTGGAATAAAGAGGTTACTATTGGTTATATTGATGTGAAAGACTGCTATCATTCACTAAGTTCCACATTTTCAGGCTAATTTGCAAACTTTGCATTATTTGAATTAAAGGATGTCCTCTGTGACTGCTACTAAAGTTGTCTTGATGTTTTAGAAGATGAAAGGGAAGTCTGGTGTCGGCTGCACTCGGGAGCCCCAGATTGTGTGAGAGTAGAGCTTCCtgctgctcccagtccctcctcTTCATCAGCTCTGAGTCCTGGCCCTCAGCTGCTCTGAGCACGtgctgcctccttcctcctcttcctgcctccaaagtCTTGTCCCCTGCTCCCAGGAGGGAGCATCATCCCTTCCTCACGCTCCTGGAATCCACATCGCCAAGCACATtgtcacatatgtgtgtgtggtcagcACACTTTggtgagagaaagaagagaacgcTATGAATTAACCCATGTTCATTATTATGCCACTAATATCTGTAGACCACCAGAATACAGGAGCTATAGACCTGTAAATAACTGGAGAATTCAAACCTCATGTATTAGGCCCTTAGAAAGGAAATGCAGAGAGATGTGGCAATTTAAAAATTGGTGCAATATAAAAACTGTCACAGAGACTATGGAGTCACAGCTCTCAGTTCTCTTTTGGACTAAAGAAGAGAGATTGAGCCTCAGGTTTTTCTTTCAAGCTGAGTTGACTCATGTAGATGAATATCTCCTTTTGGACTGAGACTTTTCCATGAGTATATTTCACTTCCAGTGTAATAACACAAAAGAAGCACTGAAGCTGTGACATTCTCTGATGcccaggagagaagggaaaagttTTTCAGTGGAGACAAAATTGAGAAAAGTGCAGAAAGTGACAATTCTGACCTATTTAAAGATCTTATCTGGGGGAAGGTGCAGGGAACAGCTGGATAAAGGCTGGCACAGCCCCACGTCTGCAGCATCACCAAGCTCACCAGATGCCACCCCCTTCCCTGATGACAGAGAGGGTGATGTTCTCCAGCCCTGGAGAATGGTGATCATCACCATTGCCACCCTCTGGGAGACCAGGAATCCCCCAAAATCAGCACTTGAGTGAAATTCAGTCCCACGGCTCCAGCTCAGCAAGATGCTCAAATCTGCCTTTCCTGCGCCCCAGCGACCGGGAGGGCACCACAGCACTCCCTGTAACAGAGCAACTGACCCTGCTCTCCCAGCAAACCTGTCCAGGTCCAGCGCCTCGAACTCCAGTGCCACATCCACCGGGAGAACCGGGGAGTCCCTGTAGGCAGGAGCCTGCAGCTGAGCTAGGTGCTTCTGGGGCCCAGGGAGCACGGGGGGCCCCAGGAGCAGTGAGGAACCCTCGTTTGGGGGCCAGACTGCCCAGGGGAGCTTTGCAGGGGTTTCGCTTAGAACTTGATTTCTGCACCTGCCCCTGCTTCCATCCTCCCCTCCTGGGAAGAGGGTTTACCCAGAGCGGTTTACACTGATGCCTGTTTCTGCTGCCACTGAGGGCTGGAAATCTGAGCATGTTGTGGCATGTTTTCAGATTTCGGGTTGTTTCTGGGGAAAAAGACTAATTCGGGGAAAGGGGAAAGGCATCTACGTTCTGGGCAGTAATCTAGATATTGGGACCATCCAGTGGGGAGACTTGAGGACAACACAGAGACTTACAGGAGCCCCTGGGGAAAGgggaaatgattttatttaatataaatggtTAATTTCTCCTGCAACGTTCAAGtagttggaaatattttaaaaggtacaaAGAAGTCTGAAACTCACACCAAGCCTAAATATTCCTTATGCCAAAACAAAACTTTAAGTTCCTGGCTTCATTGGAAGCAAAATCATCTGTAAAGTTTTCAAAATTACTTCTTTGTTCATGTCAGTTCAATAGAGGGAAAGCCGTATTTGAGAAATTTATGACCCAGTAGCTGCCTTAAATAATGAATCTcaattttcaaagtcttttttcctctcatttccttTATCTAAGGATCTTATGTTAAGCTTTCGAATTTATCCATAGTTTTGCTTTGGAgagttttattaacttttttaaaaggtcatttcCTATAGATAAGTTGCTTTAAAATTCATAATCAAGATGAGTTTTGTTTCAGCATAATGTAGATTTTCACTTAATATACGATTTTCTACCCAATAAGCATCTTATATGCCAAATGCACTGACTGCATGTTGATTTGATGCCACTAAATATCGCGGTGTGCTTGGTACAGTCATGTGACTATTTTATTTGCtagtaaaatttcaaaatgtgtaGATATGGTTTGTAAAATACTAGAAAAGATTAACTTACTCTAACTTGCAGAGGTAGAGTTTTTGCATTAAAAACTGAGTTGAGCAAGTCGCAGATATGGCATGATCATCTTTAGGGTAGACGTGAAATAATGGTGAAACTTAATATACACACAGTAACAACTCTCACAGCTATTTAATGTGTCCATGATGCTTTATATAATCTACTCATTTAAGATAATTGTGTAAGTTgttatattaatatcatataGAGTACATAACATGAGATGGTATATTGAATGGCGTACAATATTCTCATTATccctattttaattttaattggagaaaaattcCTGTAccatgttgtgctggtttctgctgtacaacaatgtaaaCCAGCTCTAAGtacacatgtatccactctcaTATCCTTATTTTAAAGCTGAGAAAACTGTAGCATAGAACAGAAAAATCGACTGGACTAAATGATTCAGGAACTTGAGGGAAAACTAAAGAGATGCCCAGTATAACAAATATACTGGTCACCTGAGAAGACAAGAGTAacccacagaaaataaaaacaaaaaatgtagaaAGATTGTCGTTTTCAAACAGTTTAACTGGTAAAACCCTTTTAAGCTTATCATTGTTATACTTACACTTTTATTGACAACTCTGAGGACCAGCAGTATCCTACCATTGTGCAGGATGCTGGGTGGGAATAGGAAATGGAGACATGCTCCTGCTCTGGGGAGTCAATTCCTCCCCCATTTAAGGGGCTCTCAGTTAGAAGATCCTGGTGGAGGATGTGTGAGGGGGAGGggtgtttaaaatgaaaagaaagacttTGATCTTGAAAATACAGATGATAGGAAATTCTTAAGATAATAAAAGTTGAAATCTGGTGAATGATATGTATAAATTAGTGGGATCTTTGTTGatcaatttttataaatgatcCCACTTGTTACTGTGGGAAATTGGATGTACCTCAATAACAATATTTTCTGTGCAGCGGATTGACATGTTGATTTTTAACATCTTTCTTAGAAAATCATACTATTTGAAGACAGACAACATACCTATTTCCAGCAGTTAACCACGTGTTCAAATCTCAGCCACACGTACGTCCATGGTGGTGAATAAAAGATATGGTGGGTGTGCCTGAGATAGTTCAGCATATTTCAAATGGTCAAATATCAAGATTTTGGCTTAGCTTCTGGTTCATGATGGCAGAGTTGAAGGACATGGACTTATCTCCTCACGCAAGAGCAACgaaattgcaactagctgttgaagaGCCATCCAGAGGAAGACTCTGAAGCCCGCCAAAAGAGATGTCCCACGttcaaacacaaagaagaaactaCAACGAGACGCAGGAGGCGCTCaggcacaataaaaataaatgccataCCTGCCAGATGGGAaaccaacaaactggaaaacaataataccaaaaaagttctcccactgttgtgaaggttctgagcctCATGTCATGCTTGCAAGCctgcaaagggactgggaatccccaggcaaTCTGACTCTGAGGATCAGTGGGAgttgattataggacttccacagGATGGGGGGAGAGACTCTTCTTGCAGGCgacaaacaaaatcttgcatgcaccaagacccaggggaagggagcagtgaccccacaggagactgaaccagacctacCTCCTAAAGTTGGAGTCTCTTATGGAAGTGAGGTTCAGAAGTGGCTTGCCCTGGGGACAAGGGTACTAGCAGCAGCAATCCTGGAAGGTGGCCCTTGGAGGTTGGTCTCCTTGGAGGTTGCCGAAAATCAAGCACTTCATTCATTAATAATGTTTCTCACTTCTTTAGTATGAGAAGAGGTAAAACTGGCTTCTGAACCATTTGTTGGGTTTTGTTCTTTCAGTAGCAAAACAGAGGCTCCAGGAGGTGACATTGCCAGCAAATATGGACAAGGGATTTTATGGAAAGGAGAGCTAGGATGCAACCTGGGACAGCCCAGAACTGGAGATCGGAACCATACCCTTCACAGCTCCCgctctttccttcctgcctctgcttGTGTTTGATTATCTGCACTGATGTGCGATCGCTATTCTTTCCCTATTATCGTATTTATGTTAGAGCAAGTATTTTCTACAAATTCATCTTTCTCAAAGAGTTTTCATAGGAATGCTTTTAGAAGTATGAAACCCAGAAATTGGAATTCTCTTCAGCATACAGCAAAGGAAGGTTCTCACACTGAAAGCACTCTGAAACTAGCAcccaagatgaaaagaaaatacctTTGTCAGGGGCCAGCACCTCTCCATGCTGCCCTGCAGGCACTGTCTCAGGGCAGCTGTCCTGTCTCCTCCCTAAGGGCAGCCACTCCGTGATTCTCACTGTCCTGATGATTTCTGCCAGGAGCGCGTGATGCCTCTTGTGTGATATGGACTCACTGAATCCAAACAGTAATTGTATGAAAACCACTCTTACTGTCCTCatattaaagatgaggaaactgacctGTTGTGTTTGTGAGACTTTTCAGGGTCACACCGTTGGTAaatagcagagctgggattcagagGTTTTGGAATTTCTAGAACTCTCCTCTCACTTGGGCTCTCTTCCTGGGGCTTCCACTCTGACTACACCATGTAGCTAGAAACCAGCACAGAACAGAGCTCGTGTGTGGAGGCAGTGAAGTTACTGTGGAAGGGAGTGAATTGCTCAGTAAGGCAGTCCTGAGGAGAAGGCGGGAGAGAGAGCAACAGGACTCAGGAGCAGCCAGTCAGCAGGGTGTGTCCTCAGCTTTCCCGCAGGGGGTGACTGCTTCCCTCAGATACGTATATCAACCAGCCTTTAACGAGTGGGTATAAATTAGTTATGCCTGTGACATCAAGACTAGCCATTTTCTACAATTCATAATCTCCTTCCTACCTTTTTTCTCTTTGGCATCCTCCACAGCTTATAGGATCTCAGTTCTTCAACCAAGGCTCCCTGGAGGAAAAACTCAGAGTCCTAAGAACTGCACCACAGAAGATTCTCAGAATTCCACCTTTTGACAGACATTTCTTAGAAAGTGATAGAACTGTTTCACCGTATAAAGTGAACAAATACCATTTTGTGATAGGTATTTGAAGACAAAATAAGGATTtaggttttcaaaataaaaactcaagaaaTTTATCTTGAtaactatttaataaataaaccaaataacaattttaataaaatagagaaatatatcttctaaattttaatacaatgtaaacatacacatttttatatgaaaatataaatatgatgaaataaaatattccattacctaaataaataaagaataaataaataacatcagGGAGGTCATAGCTTATGGATTGATACCCCTGCAGTTGATTTCTTTCATATCTACGTGCTTATTACTACAGACATGTATTGGCTGAGTTAATTCCACACATTTGGTGGCTAAAGCAGAAATCAGAGTCTTCTGAAATGACCCCAGGTGAGTTTCCAAGGATGACGGGGCATCCTCATCAGAAAGAGTCATGTCAAGGCGAGCTCAGGTCTCCATACATCATTTTCAACCTTTCTTGCAAGCTGGCTGATGAAGACAAGGATCTCATGATTTCCACTCTGACGGTTTCCCAGGCGCAGTCGCTGTATCCCTTCTCTTTCAGGTAGACATGGATGCCCTGGAAGTACCTCTTCATGGCCAGGGTGGGGCCCGTCCTTCCCAGGGCAGAGTCTTCCTCTCCCATCACCTGCCCCAGGCAGGCATCCAGGTCATCCAGCTGCTGATGGAGTCCAGTGAGGAGCTGCTCCAGGAGGGTGGTGTCCCAGGCAGCAGAGGAGCGCTCTGTGTGGAAGAGGTTGAAGCTCTGCTGGAGCATCTCGTGGAGCACAGAGatggcctgggcctcctggagctggcccccctccaccatctcctgggggaAAGCGAAGTCTTTTCTGTCCTGCAGACAGAAGCGAGGGGAGAGTCTCCTCATTTGGCCCAGGAGCCTGAGGTTCTTCCTGCCAATTAGAACATGGTTCTGAGACAGGACACAGCCCAGGGATCCTCCCGGGCCATAACTGACCAGCACCAGGGCCATGAGTAGAGAGAGCACGAAGGCCATGGGGAACACGCAGCTGCTAATGGACTGGCTGAGACAGTGTGTGGTAGAACCTTGAGGTAGGTTCTCTGATGCCATGCTTTCTAAGTGAGGCCATTAAATAGGGAACatggtaattttcattttctagtcatttctatgcactttttcttccttttttggttttctgttatGTATTCTCAAGACAGTCAAAGAAATGTTCTTCCTTCTAGACtgttaattttgccttttcctagtcACTTCAGATGTGTCCATCCAAATGGATGCTTTTCAATCAAATGAGAAAGTCTTTCTCTTAAGTCAGAATTGATGGACATCTGTAATTACACACTTTATTGCCCTTTATCTCTCATGCATAAGTGTTGCTCTCCTCTCATCCAAGAATGTATTTTTGGCTTGCTCTTAAGCTCCATTTTTCCCTCTTAGGTTCCTTAGAAAGCCAGGCTCTGTCTGCTCTATGGATTCCGTATATAAGGGATTTACCAGATCAGTCTGGCAGTTAAGCTCTTGGAAACAAATGATGAGTTTTCTTTAGTGTTTGATttagagaagaggctgattattATCAGTCCTTGAATTCCTCCCACATTTCTCTTCCTTCTAGAACATGTCCTGCAGATCGCTGCCCTTCAGGGAACCATGAGGGCAGGACTATTACAGACATCACCCTTCTTTCCACCTTTTTCTTGCTGGAGACCTGTCGTCCTCCACAGACTGGGCCAATACCCCCACCAGAATCCTGGTTCTACTCAGGGAACATGGGTGAGGAGACTCTACATCCAGGGTAATTGTATTTTCCCAGGAGCACCTCACTCACAAGGGAGAGTCACATGGAGCCACCCCTGTCCTCTGGAGTGACAGTCCCCTTCCTCACCTGCTggactctctccctccctgaggGCAGGCTCACCACATCCTGAGGACTCGAAAACCTCCTTTCTGTGGAGGGCTTATTGACTGGTTGGGAAAATAAATTGTCTTCCCAAAACCCCAGCCTCTCCCCTGGAGTttttgtgtgaaggaccctagtGCTCAGTGGTGAcctcttcttctcctgacccGTGTCCCCAGGTGTCTAAAGTGTCAGCAGTGCTCAGATGCTGAGGGCAAAAGTGTGTTTGTGCAAGTTAGTGGAGGAGTTTCCAACtgcaattattttccttttggtaGATCAATAATATTGACTTTGCCAAGTATAGGTTTTATTATTCAACACTTTTACTTAAACTCTTCAACTCTTGTTCTGCTCAGAGTTtctgagctggaggaaggagaTTCAGTGATGGGGTTGTCTCTTTTTGGAAGCTTATGTCTCAGAATCTAATGAGATTCGGTCATTGATTCAGGCAGTTGATTCTACTGggcatctctgttcctctgtttcTGTCTCCTCTGAGATTGCAGGGCAGTGAGATCCGGGGCACTAGATCAGAAGAAATAGCCTTCTTTCCTTTACTCGagtgtaatttttcatttaaacattttatatacacACTTAGTGACTTATTGGACAATGTTGGTATTCCTGCCTCTGCTCTG
Encoded proteins:
- the LOC138434588 gene encoding interferon omega-1-like, which encodes MAFVLSLLMALVLVSYGPGGSLGCVLSPNQVLLGRKNLRLLGEMTRLSPHLCLQDRKDFAFPQEMVEGGQLQEAQAISVLHEMLQQSFNLFHTERSSAAWDTTLLKQLRTGLHQQLDDLDACLGQVTGEKDSALGRTGPTLAMKRYFQGIHVYLQEKEYSDCAWEIVRLEIMRSSLHQPACKKG
- the LOC138434589 gene encoding interferon omega-1, translated to MAFVLSLLMALVLVSYGPGGSLGCVLSQNHVLIGRKNLRLLGQMRRLSPRFCLQDRKDFAFPQEMVEGGQLQEAQAISVLHEMLQQSFNLFHTERSSAAWDTTLLEQLLTGLHQQLDDLDACLGQVMGEEDSALGRTGPTLAMKRYFQGIHVYLKEKGYSDCAWETVRVEIMRSLSSSASLQERLKMMYGDLSSP